A DNA window from Schistocerca gregaria isolate iqSchGreg1 chromosome 2, iqSchGreg1.2, whole genome shotgun sequence contains the following coding sequences:
- the LOC126334950 gene encoding mitochondrial-processing peptidase subunit beta: protein MATRLLRLSAVLRNKSNLTEVSKRWRSTLAAPSFEQVIINGPPTRCTTLDNGFRVATEDSGGLTATVGLWIDAGSRYETDSTNGVAHFLEHMAFKGTSKRSQTDLELEIENMGAHLNAYTSREQTVFYAKCLAEDIPKCVEILSDIILNSRLGEQEIERERDVILREMQEVETNLQEVVFDHLHATAYQGTALGRTILGPTKNIKSISRQDLSDFIKTHYKPPRMVMAGAGAIKHDDLVKLTEKNFSSLSGSYSDEIPIPTPCRFTGSEIRVRDDSIPLAHVAIAVEGCGWADSDNIPLMVANTLIGAWTRTQGAGVNNSSRLAAAAAQDNLAHTFQSFNTCYKDTGLWGIYFVCDPLKCEDMMYNIQTEWMRICTEVTESEVERARNMLKTNMLLQLDGSTPVCEDIGRQMLFYNRRIPTHELIARIESVTAKNVRDVGMKYIYDHCPALAAVGPIENLPDYNRIRSSMYWLRV, encoded by the coding sequence ATGGCGACCCGTCTGCTAAGGTTGAGTGCTGTGCTACGGAACAAAAGCAATTTAACTGAAGTAAGCAAGAGATGGAGATCAACACTCGCTGCACCATCATTCGAGCAGGTAATAATAAATGGACCACCAACGCGGTGCACCACGTTGGACAACGGCTTCCGTGTTGCAACAGAAGATAGTGGTGGTTTAACCGCTACAGTCGGTTTGTGGATTGATGCGGGATCGCGTTATGAGACGGACAGTACGAATGGTGTAGCTCACTTTTTGGAGCATATGGCATTTAAAGGCACATCGAAAAGATCCCAGACGGATTTAGAACTTGAGATTGAGAATATGGGTGCCCACCTTAACGCATACACCTCCCGTGAACAAACTGTTTTTTACGCAAAGTGTCTAGCAGAGGATATTCCAAAATGTGTTGAAATACTTTCTGATATCATATTGAATTCCCGGCTGGGAGAACAAGAGATTGAGAGGGAGAGAGATGTTATTCTCCGTGAAATGCAAGAAGTGGAAACTAATTTGCAGGAAGtagtgtttgatcacctacatgCAACAGCGTATCAGGGCACAGCACTGGGCAGAACAATTCTGGGTCCTACGAAAAACATCAAATCTATATCTCGCCAAGATTTATCAGACTTTATTAAAACCCACTACAAGCCCCCAAGGATGGTTATGGCTGGTGCAGGTGCAATAAAGCATGACGACTTAGTAAAATTGACGGAGAAAAATTTTAGTAGCCTTAGTGGCTCTTACAGTGACGAAATTCCCATTCCAACTCCATGCAGGTTTACTGGCTCGGAGATCCGTGTGAGGGATGATTCAATCCCACTTGCACATGTTGCAATTGCTGTAGAGGGTTGTGGATGGGCAGattcagacaacattccattgatggTCGCTAATACCTTAATTGGTGCATGGACAAGAACACAAGGAGCAGGAGTCAACAATTCATCACGCTTAGCAGCAGCTGCAGCACAAGATAACCTAGCACATACTTTCCAGTCATTTAACACTTGCTACAAAGACACAGGTCTTTGGggcatttattttgtgtgtgaccCACTGAAATGTGAAGATATGATGTACAATATTCAAACTGAATGGATGCGTATATGTACAGAAGTAACAGAGTCAGAGGTGGAACGTGCTCGTAACATGTTGAAGACAAATATGCTTTTACAGCTTGATGGGTCAACGCCTGTTTGTGAAGACATAGGAAGGCAGATGCTTTTCTATAACAGGAGGATCCCaactcatgaattgattgctagaattgaatctgtaacagcaaaaaaTGTGAGAGATGTTGGTATGAAGTATATATATGATCATTGCCCAGCACTGGCTGCTGTTGGGCCAATTGAAAATCTCCCAGACTACAACAGAATCAGGTCATCAATGTACTGGCTGCGTGTGTAA